A section of the Macaca thibetana thibetana isolate TM-01 chromosome 10, ASM2454274v1, whole genome shotgun sequence genome encodes:
- the LOC126929584 gene encoding ral-GDS-related protein-like, with the protein MFSCCVPTCCRPPHRRRGQNESLSREYRHWFNPHPRRPWPFARRHPQSSTQQIKQELLDGFHFSTFFKEGQGPPATNHGQCWSGYGNEICRMPTFQPSTGEKLLESLVPAFLTKPISSYATCLGPSWDFITVPHFLELLVRSTTTSILFTWPPENTSVCCQALQRSSFWIKLAFRTFAWPGLGVEDHQEIVLGQLVLPEPKEAKPDDPASPPGQHALTMLALEPAPPLLADLRPALEPESPVALDAPGYLHSASAPAPGEGPPPGTVLEPQSAPESPCPCPGTVQSQHTEELPDITTFPPRLLAEQLTLMDADLFKKVELYECLGSIWGQRHQKGSEHVAPTVCATIAHFNRLANCVTTSCLGDHSMRVQDRARVVEHWIKVARECLRLNNFSAVHAIVSALRSNPIHRLHKTWAAVSSKSSKYLKELCKKDTAVKRDLLIKAGSFKVATQERNPQRAQMRLQRQKEGVVPFLGDFLTELHRLDSAIPDDLDGNTNKRRKEVRVLQELQLLQVAAMNYRLQPLEKFVTCFSRMEQLSDKESCPVSWSPNPSRLETSCSGWGRTGMLARTPALHHPSPRP; encoded by the exons ATGTTCTCTTGCTGTGTCCCGACGTGCTGTCGACCTCCTCATCGCAGAAGAGGCCAAAACGAGAGTCTTTCTCGAGAATATAGACATTGGTTCAACCCTCACCCTCGACGCCCCTGGCCGTTTGCCAGAAGGCACCCACAG AGCTCCACACAGCAGATCAAGCAGGAGCTGTTGGATGGATTCCATTTCTCCACCTTCTTCAAAGAAGGGCAGGGGCCCCCTGCTACCAACCACGGCCAGTGCTGGTCTGGG TATGGAAATGAGATCTGCAGGATGCCAACTTTCCAGCCCAGCACAGGGGAGAAGCTGTTGGAGTCCCTGGTTCCAGCCTTTCTAACTAAACCCATCTCCTCCTATGCCACCTGCCTGGGTCCCTCCTGGGACTTTATCACCGTGCCACACTTTTTGGAACTACTGGTTAGAAG caccaccacctccATTTTGTTCACCTGGCCCCCTGAAAACACTTCAGTTTGCTGCCAGGCCCTGCAACGGTCATCTTTCTGGATAAAGCTGGCCTTCAGGACCTTCGCCTGGCCTGGACTGGGCGTGGAGGACCATCAGGAAATTGTCCTAGGCCAGTTGGTGCTTCCGGAGCCCAAGGAGGCCAAGCCAGATG ATCCTGCTTCACCTCCTGGGCAACATGCATTAACAATGCTGGCCCTGGAGCCAGCACCACCACTGCTGGCGGACCTGCGGCCTGCTCTAGAGCCAGAGTCACCTGTAGCCCTGGATGCACCAGGATATCTACATTCAGCATCAGCACCAGCACCAGGGGAAGGGCCCCCTCCAGGAACAGTGCTGGAGCCACAGTCAGCCCCAGAGTCCCCCTGTCCCTGTCCCGGGACTGTCCAGAGCCAACACACTGAGGAGCTGCCGGACATCACGACCTTCCCTCCCAGGCTGCTGGCAGAGCAGCTGACCCTTATGGATGCG GATCTGTTCAAGAAGGTGGAGCTCTACGAATGCTTGGGCTCCATCTGGGGCCAACGACATCAGAAGGGGAGTGAGCACGTGGCACCCACAGTTTGTGCCACCATTGCACACTTCAACAGGCTCGCCAACTGTGTCACCACCTCCTGCCTTGGGGACCACAGCATGAGGGTCCAGGATAGGGCCAGGGTGGTGGAGCACTGGATCAAGGTGGCCAGG GAGTGCCTACGCCTCAACAACTTCTCCGCGGTGCACGCCATCGTCTCTGCTCTGCGCAGCAACCCAATACATCGGCTACACAAGACGTGGGCAGCAGTGTCCAG CAAAAGCTCAAAATATCTAAAAGAACTCTGCAAAAAAGACACTGCAGTGAAGAGGGACCTGCTGATCAAG GCGGGGAGCTTTAAGGTGGCCACCCAGGAGAGGAACCCCCAGAGAGCCCAGATGAGGCTACAGAGGCAGAAGGAG GGCGTGGTCCCCTTCCTGGGGGATTTTCTGACTGAGTTACACAGGTTGGATTCAGCCATCCCGGACGATCTGGAT GGCAACACCAACAAGAGGAGAAAG GAGGTCCGAGTTCTGCAGGAATTGCAGCTACTCCAAGTGGCTGCCATGAATTACAggcttcagcctctggagaaaTTTGTCACTTGTTTCTCAAGAATGGAGCAGCTCAGTGACAAGGAGAG TTGTCCTGTCAGCTGGAGCCCGAATCCCAGTAGGCTGGAAACATCCTGCAGTGGCTGGGGCCGCACTGGGATGCTGGCCAGAACACCAGCTCTGCATCATCCTTCACCCAGGCCGTGA